The genomic segment AGGCGATTTGGGTCAAACCGCAAATCGTCGTAAAAGTTCAATTTTTTGAATGGACCCCTGCAAATACAATGAGGCATTCAAGCATTCAGAGCGTTATTGAGCGTATGGTCCCGACCGAATGTACCTTCGATCAGGTTACTACATAAAAACACTCGCGAAGTCCCAATTACTATCATCATAAGCACATCGGCCATACCGGAACGGGCAGACTGACAAAGGGCGAATGGCGAGTGGAGATGGCGGGAAGGCCGCGCGCTGCGCCAGCCTTCCATTCAAGCGTTCGTGAATGCGTCGCCGGAGCAATGCAAGCTGCCTTGGGTTGAATGAATATGGCTTGATCGGCCCTAAGCTCCCGAATCTCCGGTTACGCAAACTCCTTTTTCCGCTTCAGGTATTGGAGGTAGCTGTAGAGAGACATGACGATGGCGATCCCGAAGATCCAGGCCGGCAGGAAGCGAAGCATCGCGAATGGGGTTTCGAACAGAAAGGCGCGCCAGAAAGCCGCCCCTTCCTTCTCCCACAAGCCCTCGGTTAAATAACTCGCTTTGACATCGAACAGGGCGGCAAAAATATTCCCGTTGAAGATCGCGCAGGTGTAGACGAAAAAGAGACATGCCGTTGTCAGCGCATAATGCGTCAGGCGCTTGTAGAAGGCGACCTGCGAGCCGGCATCGGAAAAAATCTCGTCGCGGCCGTCCGCGGGTTTCTGCCAATACTGCACGCTGCCCCAGCGACTGCCCTTCAGATGCGCCCATCCGAAATCCGCGTAGGTTGCCTTATACTCCTCGTAATTCTCGACGCTCATCTGACGCTGGTAGTCGAGACGGATGACCATCTTGCGATCGGAAGGTTCAAAGACGTATCCGCCAAGCGAGCCGATCCTGCGGCAAACGTAGCCTTCGGCCAGTCGATCGTTCAGCCACTTCTCCTCTTTCAGCAGGTTAGCGAACCATTTCCGTTTTTTCACCTTAATCCCTCGTTTCATAGAGTGATAGCAGATGCTCTACCCTTCTCCGCTCGATGGCGAGGATGCGCTCCCCGTCCTGCGTGATCCGGTATACCTTCCGGCGGCCCGTCTCGCCCGGCACCGGGGCGATCCAGCCGTGCTTGCTCAGGTTCTCCACGGCGCCATACAACGTCCCCGCCGCCAGGATGACCGTCCCTTCGCTCATCTCCTCGACCGTCTGCATGATCGCATATCCATGAAGCGGCTCCTTGAGCGCCAGTAAAATATAATGCATCGTTTCCGACAGTGGCAGCAGCGGATGCTTCATGCGGCGCCCCCTTTCTATATACAGTCTAACTGTACAGTTGAACTTAATACGATTATATACAGTTCAACTATACATTTCAACTGTATATTGAAAATCTGGCCTTTACGAACGAAAGACGCCAGTCGCCCCCAAACAGCAAGGGCAAGCTGGCGCCTCTTATCTCTCGGCTCTCACGATTTAACGTCAACATCGTCGATATAATACGCGAATATGGGTTCGATCGGCTTAAAGTACAGGTAACCATCGTCTTCCCAATGCTGAAAATGCAGATCCATCCGCGCGTCGCTCCAAGGCTCGGGCGTGCCCTTGGTGTGGAGACGTCCCGGCAGCACAGGCGCCTCCGTCACGGCCGGAAACTCCTGATACCCGAACAGCAGGTTCTCGTGCATCGCGATAATCTCGTATTTGGGTCCGTGGAACGCGCGCTCTTCCTGCAGCTGATAGTGATAATAAATGTAGCTGGCGACCATCTCCGGCTTCAGATGCGCGACTCTCCCCGCCCGCCGTTCGACCGGGTCCTTGCGCAGCCAGTGCTCGACGCTCGCGGGCTCGTTGAAGCGGAAGACGTCGATCATCGGGATCCACTTCCGCGGCTGCGCTTGCCCCGGCCATTCCTTCAAGCAGGGCGCGGCATCACCTGCGATCTCCTCAGGCGCTACAGGGCTGT from the Cohnella hashimotonis genome contains:
- a CDS encoding DUF2812 domain-containing protein, producing the protein MKKRKWFANLLKEEKWLNDRLAEGYVCRRIGSLGGYVFEPSDRKMVIRLDYQRQMSVENYEEYKATYADFGWAHLKGSRWGSVQYWQKPADGRDEIFSDAGSQVAFYKRLTHYALTTACLFFVYTCAIFNGNIFAALFDVKASYLTEGLWEKEGAAFWRAFLFETPFAMLRFLPAWIFGIAIVMSLYSYLQYLKRKKEFA
- a CDS encoding PadR family transcriptional regulator; the encoded protein is MKHPLLPLSETMHYILLALKEPLHGYAIMQTVEEMSEGTVILAAGTLYGAVENLSKHGWIAPVPGETGRRKVYRITQDGERILAIERRRVEHLLSLYETRD